AATTTCTATTGTTATTTCAGGAATTTTTTCCTTCTTCTCCCCTTTCATCTCTTCAATGGCTTCTCTAATAAGCTGACAGTAGAGCTCAAATCCAACAGAAAACATATGTCCATGTTGTTTTGGTCCTAATATCTCACCTGCTCCTCTTATCTCCAAATCTCTCATAGCTAAATTAAATCCAGAACCAAGTTGAGAAAATTCCCTGAGTGCATGTAATCTTTTATAAGCTTCTGGAGTTAATAATCTCTTATCATTGTAATAAAAATATGCATATGCTTTTTTATCTCCCCTTCCAACTCTTCCCCTAAGTTGGTATAGTTGAGCAAGTCCCAATTGGTCTGCATCCTCAATAATCATAGTGTTAACTGTTGGAATATCTAATCCAGATTCAACAATTGTTGTACATACCAGTATGTCATAATCTTCATCAACAAAATCTATCATAACTTTTTCCAATTTTTCTTCTCTCATTTGACCATGAGCAATAGCTATCCGAGCTTTTGGTACTAAAGTTTTTATTTTCTCTGCTGCTCTTTCAATAGTCTTTACTCTATTATAAACATAAAATACTTGACCTCCCCTTCTCAACTCAAATTCAATAGCATCTTTTATTTGGTCATAATTCATTTCCCCTACAGCAGTTTCAACTGATAATCTATCCTGTGGTGGTGTATCAATTACACTCATATCTCTGATACCAATTAAAGACATGTATAATGTTCTTGGAATTGGAGTTGCTGATAATGTTAAGACATCTACCTTCTTTCTTAAAATTTTTAACTTTTCTTTATGCTCTACTCCAAATCTTTGTTCCTCATCAACTATTATTAAACCTAAATCTTTTATCTTTATATCTTTTTGTAATAATCTATGAGTCCCTACCACAATGTCGATGGTTCCTTCTTTCAGACCTTCTGTAACTTCTTTCTGTTCATATAAAGTTAAGAATCTACTTAACAGTCCAACTTTTATTGGGTAATTTTTAAATCTTGTAGAGAATGTGTGATAATGTTGTTGAGCCAAAATTGTAGTAGGAACTAACATAACAACCTGTTTCCCACCAAATACAGCTTTTAACGCTGCTCTTATAGCCACTTCTGTTTTTCCATATCCAACATCACCACAAACTAATCTATCCATTGGCTTTGGATTTTCCATAGCTTTTTTAACCTCATTTACAGTTTTAATCTGATCTGCTGTTTCCTCAAATGGAAACTGTTCCTCAACTTCTCTTTGCCATGGGGTGTCAGCTGGAAATGCAAAACCTTCCATTTGCTGTCTCTCTGCATAAAGTTGTAAAAGCTCTTTAGCAATTTCTTTTGTGGATTGTTTAACCTTTTTCTTAACCTTGGTCCACTTTGTTGATCCCAGCCTATATATTGGAGGATTTTCCTGACCAATATATTTGTGAATCTTGTCAATTTGAGAAGTTGGCACATATAATCTATCTACACCAGCATATTTTAAGAGAAAATAGTCTCTTATTACTCCATCTATTTCTTCTTTAACCATCCCTAAATATATTCCAATACCATGAACATTGTGAACTATATAGTTGCCTGGATTTAAGTCTGTAGGTCTTATTACAGGAACAGCTTCCTTTAACTTATAAATAGGTGTATGTCTTATTCTTTTCACAAATAAATTTGACTGACTGTATAATGAGATCCTTGATTGTTCATCAATGAACCCAATTGATGTGGGTGAGGTAATTATAGCGGGTACACCCGGGATAAATTCCGGTTTTATTTTCTGATAAAACCTGTGGGGAACCCCTTCCTCATCAAGTATATCCTTTAATTTATTAACCCTTGTGATAGACATTAGACAGATTACGCTCTGCACTAAATTTTTTGCATCAGTTCTTAAATTTCTTAAAAACTTATGCCTATCACCACTCGCTTCTCTTTGCTTTCTCACTTCATAAGAGAAGGAATCAGAAAAGGTTCTTATAGCATCTAATCTAATAATTGGATTTTTTATATCATATAAATATTTTTTCGGATCTATAAGTGTCTTTGAGATATAATTCTTTTTCTCATTATCATCTTCTAAATTAAGACTGTATAAAACTTGCTTTACTAATTGCTTCAACCTTAAATCAAATTCGGTTTGATCACAAAATAATAAAATCGACTTTGGTTTTATATAATCAAAAAAACTCTGTGTATTTTCATAATACTTTGCAATGTCTGATTCAATGCCTTCATAATACATTGGGTAATCAGAATCTATTGATTTCATAACCTGCTCAT
The sequence above is a segment of the Actinomycetota bacterium genome. Coding sequences within it:
- the mfd gene encoding transcription-repair coupling factor, coding for MKLDFICEKITSTPKWRKLIEYINKNIENIRTSEIEKISSIEVVEDFWSCLISCLYLHLKKPFIVVTPTWDKAVQLAEDIKCYVDDEYINLFPPRENLPHERLSPSKVTSGMRLKTLNLLQKSRKIIVITSANAVLDKIAPVRAGVHLPLTVKVGSKISYEDILKNISYMDYTRENKTYFPGHFSVRGGILDIFDVTSEYPFRIEFFGDNVESIRAFSIVTQRSLYELEKIDIYSSRELLIGEKQDEQVMKSIDSDYPMYYEGIESDIAKYYENTQSFFDYIKPKSILLFCDQTEFDLRLKQLVKQVLYSLNLEDDNEKKNYISKTLIDPKKYLYDIKNPIIRLDAIRTFSDSFSYEVRKQREASGDRHKFLRNLRTDAKNLVQSVICLMSITRVNKLKDILDEEGVPHRFYQKIKPEFIPGVPAIITSPTSIGFIDEQSRISLYSQSNLFVKRIRHTPIYKLKEAVPVIRPTDLNPGNYIVHNVHGIGIYLGMVKEEIDGVIRDYFLLKYAGVDRLYVPTSQIDKIHKYIGQENPPIYRLGSTKWTKVKKKVKQSTKEIAKELLQLYAERQQMEGFAFPADTPWQREVEEQFPFEETADQIKTVNEVKKAMENPKPMDRLVCGDVGYGKTEVAIRAALKAVFGGKQVVMLVPTTILAQQHYHTFSTRFKNYPIKVGLLSRFLTLYEQKEVTEGLKEGTIDIVVGTHRLLQKDIKIKDLGLIIVDEEQRFGVEHKEKLKILRKKVDVLTLSATPIPRTLYMSLIGIRDMSVIDTPPQDRLSVETAVGEMNYDQIKDAIEFELRRGGQVFYVYNRVKTIERAAEKIKTLVPKARIAIAHGQMREEKLEKVMIDFVDEDYDILVCTTIVESGLDIPTVNTMIIEDADQLGLAQLYQLRGRVGRGDKKAYAYFYYNDKRLLTPEAYKRLHALREFSQLGSGFNLAMRDLEIRGAGEILGPKQHGHMFSVGFELYCQLIREAIEEMKGEKKEKIPEITIEI